In Sulfuracidifex metallicus DSM 6482 = JCM 9184, a single window of DNA contains:
- a CDS encoding amidohydrolase family protein — translation MTSTHYQGASFFNLVNKLRETEVSIVVNPETNLYLQGRYANINIPRGMARVNYLLKHGVNVSLGSDNVSDVVYPLGTFNMIRVMEICRTAEWNCPLKVVTENGFRTINVNPPVIKEGEKAQLVVLRHDGSSLHYMPLLVLNGRNYVINNIKPEIGTVD, via the coding sequence ATAACATCTACCCATTATCAGGGGGCAAGCTTCTTCAACTTAGTGAATAAACTTAGGGAGACCGAAGTATCCATTGTAGTTAATCCAGAAACAAACCTTTATCTCCAAGGTAGATATGCTAATATCAATATCCCTAGAGGAATGGCTAGAGTTAACTATCTCCTTAAACATGGGGTAAACGTATCTTTAGGTAGTGACAATGTAAGTGATGTAGTATATCCTTTAGGAACATTTAACATGATAAGGGTGATGGAAATATGTAGAACAGCAGAATGGAACTGTCCCCTAAAAGTGGTCACTGAGAACGGTTTCAGAACAATAAATGTAAATCCGCCAGTAATCAAGGAGGGGGAAAAAGCCCAACTAGTAGTATTAAGGCATGATGGAAGCTCGTTGCATTATATGCCACTACTTGTACTGAATGGTAGAAACTACGTTATAAATAATATAAAACCTGAAATCGGTACTGTAGACTGA